In a single window of the Streptomyces cinnabarinus genome:
- a CDS encoding PTS fructose transporter subunit IIABC, translated as MTDMITADLVDLDLSADTKEAAARALAERMAALGRVTDLDGFLADVAAREAQMPTGLDGGIGIPHCRSEHVTEPTLAFGRSAAGIDFGAADGPADLIFLIAAPAGADDAHLTILSSLARQLMNAEFTEALRSVGDAGAAAGLIRGEGVAGAAGAGVESEGAGAGSGSGADSGSGSGSGVGAGAASGGVDQGVHGALDGASDAPVGASGGTQGAEGSASGAVGGAHGAQSVTKDSAAAPGAASADAAAGSTAPAPGADAESATVPAPGAPVTTGERPFRIVAVTSCPTGIAHTYMAAESLENAGRDAGVELVVETQGSAGFTRLDPAAIAAADGVIFAHDVPVRDKDRFAGKPTVDVGVKAGINRPAELITEVRGKAARGEVSAGAPAGAGTPVERAGDAGEGYGTKLRKWLMSGVSYMVPFVAAGGLLIALAFAIGGYEINKAPSVMDHFVWTQADSWGALLFQIGGVAFGFLVPVLAGYIAYGMADRPGLVPGFVGGAISLTINAGFLGGLAAGLIAGGVVLAIQRLKIPSALRGIMPVVVIPLISSAIVGFLMFVVIGKPIAEAQKAMTDWLNGLTGTNAILLGVLLGLMMCFDLGGPVNKVAYAFAAAGIAVADPSDSAMKVMAAVMAAGMVPPLAMALATTVRGKLFTQTERENGKAAWVLGASFISEGAIPFAAADPLRVIPASMAGGAVTGALSMAFDATLRAPHGGIFVVPLIGNPLLYLVAIAAGVCVTTALVVALKGMRKPAPGATPTGTGAATVPSTSEPKQPVAA; from the coding sequence ATGACCGACATGATCACCGCGGACCTGGTCGACCTCGACCTGTCCGCCGACACCAAGGAAGCGGCGGCCCGCGCCCTCGCCGAGCGCATGGCCGCCCTGGGCCGGGTGACCGACCTGGACGGCTTCCTCGCCGACGTCGCCGCTCGCGAGGCCCAGATGCCGACCGGCCTCGACGGCGGCATCGGCATCCCGCACTGCCGCAGCGAGCACGTCACCGAGCCCACGCTCGCCTTCGGGCGCAGCGCGGCCGGCATCGACTTCGGCGCGGCGGACGGTCCGGCGGACCTGATCTTCCTCATCGCGGCACCGGCGGGCGCGGACGACGCCCACCTCACGATCCTGTCCTCGCTCGCCCGGCAGCTGATGAACGCGGAGTTCACGGAGGCGTTGCGGTCGGTGGGAGATGCGGGGGCGGCGGCGGGGCTGATTCGGGGGGAGGGGGTGGCGGGGGCGGCGGGCGCGGGTGTGGAGTCGGAAGGTGCGGGCGCTGGCTCCGGCTCTGGCGCTGACTCCGGCTCTGGCTCTGGCTCTGGCGTGGGGGCGGGTGCTGCTTCCGGGGGCGTTGATCAGGGCGTGCACGGCGCTTTGGACGGCGCTTCGGACGCTCCTGTGGGGGCTTCTGGGGGCACGCAAGGCGCTGAAGGGAGCGCGAGCGGCGCTGTTGGGGGCGCACACGGCGCGCAGAGCGTCACCAAGGACTCCGCTGCGGCGCCGGGGGCGGCCTCCGCCGACGCCGCAGCGGGCAGCACGGCCCCGGCGCCGGGCGCGGACGCCGAGAGCGCAACCGTCCCGGCGCCGGGCGCCCCCGTCACCACCGGCGAGCGCCCCTTCCGGATCGTCGCCGTCACCTCCTGCCCGACCGGCATCGCCCACACCTACATGGCGGCCGAGTCCCTGGAGAACGCCGGCCGCGACGCGGGCGTCGAACTTGTCGTCGAGACCCAGGGCTCGGCCGGATTCACCCGGCTCGACCCGGCAGCCATCGCGGCGGCGGACGGCGTGATCTTCGCGCACGACGTCCCCGTACGCGACAAGGACCGCTTCGCCGGCAAGCCGACGGTCGACGTCGGCGTGAAGGCGGGCATCAACCGCCCGGCGGAACTCATCACGGAGGTGCGCGGGAAGGCGGCACGCGGAGAGGTGAGCGCGGGAGCGCCCGCCGGAGCGGGCACGCCGGTGGAGCGCGCCGGTGACGCCGGCGAGGGCTATGGCACGAAGCTGCGCAAGTGGCTGATGTCCGGCGTCAGCTACATGGTCCCGTTCGTCGCAGCGGGCGGCCTGCTCATCGCCCTCGCCTTCGCGATCGGCGGCTACGAGATCAACAAGGCGCCGTCGGTGATGGACCACTTCGTGTGGACCCAGGCCGACAGCTGGGGCGCCCTGCTCTTCCAGATCGGCGGCGTGGCCTTCGGCTTCCTCGTCCCGGTGCTGGCCGGTTACATCGCTTACGGCATGGCGGACAGGCCGGGCCTGGTGCCCGGATTCGTCGGCGGCGCGATCTCGCTGACCATCAACGCGGGCTTCCTCGGCGGCCTGGCGGCCGGTCTGATCGCCGGTGGCGTGGTGCTGGCGATCCAGCGGCTGAAGATCCCGTCGGCGCTGCGCGGCATCATGCCGGTGGTGGTGATCCCGCTGATCTCCTCGGCGATCGTCGGATTCCTGATGTTCGTCGTCATCGGCAAGCCCATCGCCGAGGCTCAGAAGGCCATGACGGACTGGCTGAACGGCCTGACGGGCACCAACGCCATCCTCCTCGGCGTCCTGCTCGGCCTGATGATGTGCTTCGACCTCGGCGGCCCGGTCAACAAGGTCGCCTACGCCTTCGCCGCGGCCGGAATCGCCGTCGCCGACCCGAGCGACTCCGCGATGAAGGTCATGGCCGCGGTGATGGCCGCCGGTATGGTCCCGCCGCTGGCGATGGCGCTGGCCACCACGGTCCGCGGCAAGCTCTTCACGCAGACCGAGCGCGAGAACGGCAAGGCCGCCTGGGTCCTGGGCGCCTCCTTCATCTCCGAGGGTGCCATCCCGTTCGCCGCGGCGGACCCGCTGCGCGTGATCCCGGCCTCGATGGCGGGCGGCGCGGTCACCGGTGCGCTGTCGATGGCCTTCGACGCCACTCTGCGTGCCCCGCACGGCGGCATCTTCGTGGTCCCGCTGATCGGCAACCCGCTGCTGTACCTGGTCGCCATCGCGGCGGGCGTCTGCGTCACCACCGCCCTGGTGGTCGCCCTGAAGGGCATGCGAAAGCCCGCGCCGGGCGCAACGCCCACCGGCACCGGCGCTGCCACCGTGCCCTCGACCTCGGAGCCCAAGCAGCCCGTGGCCGCCTGA
- the pfkB gene encoding 1-phosphofructokinase has translation MILTVTPNPSLDRTYEVPALDRGEVIRATGERMDPGGKGVNVSRAVAAAGRRTVAVLPLGGAPGALVADLLDAQGIEVAPVPVAGATRSNIALAESDGVLTKINAPGPELSAEEQELLLETVREQSRDADWIACCGSLPRGLAPAWYARVVARAHAGGARIALDTSGRALLEALRERPDVVKPNAEELAEAVGRPMSTVGDAVKAAEELREMGARAVLASLGADGQLLVDGAGAWFGSARVDAVRSNVGAGDSSLAGFLIAGGSGPEALASAVAHGAAAVRLPGSVMPSPADLDPSAVTVTAEVPVDRVLKEPVS, from the coding sequence ATGATTCTCACCGTCACCCCCAACCCGTCCCTGGACCGCACCTACGAGGTTCCCGCGCTCGACCGCGGTGAGGTCATCCGCGCCACCGGCGAACGCATGGACCCGGGCGGCAAGGGCGTGAACGTCTCGCGCGCCGTCGCGGCCGCCGGACGGCGCACGGTCGCGGTTCTGCCCCTGGGTGGTGCGCCGGGGGCGCTCGTCGCCGATCTGCTCGACGCGCAGGGCATCGAGGTCGCGCCGGTACCGGTCGCCGGGGCCACCCGCTCGAACATCGCGCTCGCGGAGTCGGACGGGGTGCTGACGAAGATCAACGCGCCGGGTCCGGAACTGTCGGCGGAGGAGCAGGAGCTGCTTCTGGAGACGGTGCGGGAGCAGTCGCGTGACGCGGACTGGATCGCGTGCTGCGGGAGCCTGCCGCGTGGGCTCGCGCCGGCGTGGTACGCCCGTGTCGTCGCGCGGGCGCACGCGGGGGGCGCGCGGATCGCTCTGGACACCTCGGGGCGCGCGCTGCTGGAGGCGCTGCGTGAGCGGCCGGATGTGGTGAAGCCGAACGCCGAGGAGCTCGCGGAGGCGGTCGGGCGCCCCATGTCGACGGTGGGCGACGCCGTGAAGGCGGCCGAGGAGTTGCGCGAGATGGGCGCGCGCGCCGTGCTCGCGAGCCTGGGCGCGGACGGGCAGTTGCTCGTGGACGGCGCGGGCGCCTGGTTCGGCAGCGCGCGGGTGGATGCCGTGCGCTCCAACGTCGGCGCGGGCGACTCCTCCCTCGCGGGCTTTCTGATCGCGGGCGGCAGCGGCCCGGAGGCGCTGGCCTCCGCCGTCGCGCACGGCGCCGCCGCCGTGCGGCTGCCCGGCAGCGTGATGCCGTCGCCGGCCGACCTGGACCCGTCGGCGGTCACGGTCACGGCGGAGGTGCCCGTGGACCGCGTACTGAAGGAGCCGGTGTCATGA
- a CDS encoding DeoR/GlpR family DNA-binding transcription regulator, producing MYAPERQQEILRLARDGGRVDVLSLAEEFQVTAETIRRDLKALDRAGLVRRVHGGAIPVGRLDFEPDLAERESTAADEKDRIAKAALAELPAEGTMILDAGTTVARVASALPLEASLTVVTHSLPIAARLADHPGIQLHLVGGRVRHRTRAAVDAWALRAYGEIRADVLLVAANGFSADHGLTTPDLAEAAVKRAAVAAARRVVLLADSSKHGQEHFARFGDLSDVDLLITDTGLSPEDAAAIERGGTEVVRA from the coding sequence ATGTACGCACCGGAGCGGCAACAGGAGATCCTCCGGCTCGCGCGTGACGGCGGCCGGGTGGACGTGCTGTCGCTTGCCGAGGAGTTCCAGGTGACGGCGGAGACGATCCGCCGGGACCTGAAGGCCCTGGACCGCGCCGGCCTGGTACGCCGGGTGCACGGCGGCGCCATCCCCGTCGGCCGCCTCGACTTCGAGCCGGACCTCGCCGAACGCGAGTCCACCGCCGCCGACGAGAAGGACCGCATCGCCAAGGCCGCCCTCGCCGAACTCCCGGCCGAGGGCACGATGATCCTCGACGCCGGTACGACCGTCGCGCGGGTCGCGAGCGCCCTCCCGCTGGAGGCCTCGCTCACCGTCGTCACCCACAGCCTGCCGATCGCGGCCCGCCTCGCGGACCACCCCGGCATCCAGCTCCATCTCGTCGGGGGGCGCGTACGGCACCGTACGCGCGCCGCCGTGGACGCCTGGGCGCTGCGGGCGTACGGCGAGATCCGGGCCGATGTCCTCCTCGTGGCGGCCAACGGCTTCTCCGCGGACCACGGTCTGACCACCCCCGACCTCGCCGAGGCCGCGGTCAAGCGCGCGGCGGTGGCCGCGGCCCGCCGGGTGGTGCTGCTCGCCGACTCCTCCAAGCACGGCCAGGAGCACTTCGCCCGCTTCGGCGACCTGAGCGACGTGGACCTGCTGATCACCGACACCGGGCTGAGCCCCGAAGACGCCGCCGCCATCGAGCGCGGCGGTACGGAAGTAGTGCGCGCATGA